AATGGTTAATGCatcattaatacatttaaaaaaaaaatctacttatAAAAGTTTCACATGGACTAACTTATTATGGAACAACCATGTACTAAATGTATTTCCAAATGCTTTACTGATTAGAATAAATATAGGAACTCCAAAAGCGGTGAAAGTGAAAATACAGTTGAAtacaggacgggtcccagaaaTGTTGTCGCCACACTTATTAATTGTCAAACATCTATTCATGAACATTATTTTTGAGAGCCTTATTTACTATGAACAATCCATTCATGAGTGTGTAtaaaaatgctttatttatgAGAATTAACACAGGAGCATTGCTTTACAAATGATGGACAAAGCATTTAGTAATAGTTTGCAACTGGTTCATTATGGGAAcatgatttcattcataaatGGTTGTTTCATTATCTGTTAAGGATAAATCATGTACCTGAGTCTGATAACAATAAAATTActaaaacattattacaaaatccAAACAAAGAACACTGCATAAATCTCCTGCTGGTGATTTAAAGAAAGCCTTTTGCTGAATCATTCAACTCATCCTTGTCGTctgtgttttattaaaacataGTTACAGGTTGTCACATTATATAGATACAGTTGACAAAAGTACTGTCAAATATATCTCATTaactaaatgtatttctttttattcatgATGAGCAAAGCTCTTAGTTGCCAGGTAACATGTTAAGTTTCCTTTTCCCCCCAAAGAGCAGATCTCTACATACGATGcgtattttggacattttcagtcCGTACAGTAAAGGGTTGATGAGTGGTTGGCATGTAAGCCAGTACAATGACAGGAAAATACGCAACATATTGGGTAAATAGTTCATATCAAACCTGCTCTGTATTAATTCAAAGAAAGCTCCAAAGGAAAAACTCAGCAGGGACAAAAGGTGAGGTGTGCAGGTACTGACAGCTTTCTGTCTGGTCTGTCTAgaaccagaaaaacacactttaaggaTCCTCATGTAAGAGAAAAGATTTAAGATTATAAGACCAATGattactgtaaaaatatttacaaGTCCAAAAATGTTATTGGCTGTTGTATCAGAGCAGGCCAGCTTGACAACACTATAGTTGTCACAGTACACTTTGTTAATGATGTTTCCACACAGCTGTAAAGGAGCAGTCAGAACAGATGCTGTCAGGGTACTCACAAAAAAAGGGTACAACCATGTTAGAGCAATAAGCAGGGAAATCTTTTTAGATGTCATTCGAGTGTGATATTGTAGAGGATAACAGATGGCAAGATATCTGTCATAAGACATGATGGCTAAGATCCAAAATTCAATACCTCCATAAGTGTGTAAACAGAAAATCTGCAGGAAGCAGAAGGGAGCAGAAACAGTGTGAATGTCGGAGAGGATCTGAACCAGAAGGAATGGAAACAACCCTGTACTACCATACAGTTCATTTACAAACAGGCTGACCAGAAAAAGGTACATAGGTTCATGTAAGCTCCTGTTCACACAGATAACCACAACCAGCAGCACATTGGCACACACTATGAAGACATATAAGGACAAAATCAGCAGGAAATATAAGTATTTAAACAGCCCGGTGTCAAAATAGGCAGAAAGTCTGAAATATGAAACCTGTGTAGAGTTTACTATGATCCTCCTGTCTATGAAAATcaaatagtttaacattttacaaGATAACTTGATCatgtaacatttcattaaagGATTTCTGAAAGGTTAGTCCAACATTTCCAGCTTTCTTCAGCCTGTGTTCAGATAAGACATTTATCCCAAACAGCATTCAATCATCAAACAGGAGAGAATGAGTTCATCAAACACACCCTTCACCAAGTGTCTGCTGTAATACTAAAGGTCAGACATTACCCAACAGTTGATGACATTGGGAGAATGCTAACATTCATCTGCTTCAGTGGGACTGGGAGTCCAGTCTAACTGAGCTCCAACCTCTGCTCTGCGTCTTTTAACCTTTTCCAGTGAGCAGACGCCCACAGCAGCGGTCGCACCTCATTACCAGAGCACCTGGTCGCTGTGGCAACGAGTAGCTGCTGGTTTCTAAGTGGTGCTTGAAAAAATAACACCTaaccataaaaaaacactggctCTGCCCagtttgctgcttcctgtttggtgcgGCCTCAGATAATATCAAACAGTTTGGAACAGACGGGAAAAAGACTGACGGGGACTGAGTTTTATGAACACCTTAAACCAAATGATTGAGACCACGGAGCTCCCCGACTCTAGCAAGACTCAGGATTTCATTCCCATTTTGGACATTTGTCTGTGACAGTGGAATCCCTTGGAAAGTAATTTGGTGGAAGGTTGGCCTTAGGTGCAGAGGAAGCTGGAGTGACCGGTTCAGGATCATCCAACCAACCTCCTCTGAAAGAAATCCTCTTAAACAAAGTAAGGATGAGATGATGGTGTCCCACCTCATGAAGTCTGGCTCGTCTCCAAGAGAAACTTCCTGGTCACCTCGAAATCATGGCAAGAAAATGGGTGGGTGCAAGGCAGCAGTGGTGGGATGAATTTACAAATATGTTTAGACTATTACTTGTATTTGATGATAATGACATCCGCATGAAGACTACAACCTTGCTTCTAGAAAAAGAAACCGTTTTCTTAGGGGTCCAAACTTGAGGGGGGTAGAAACCCAGTACCAGCATGCATGGTTGAGCggtgcaatttctttttttaattgagacATTTGCCAGCAAAGTGGTCCATAACcaaaaacacatctttttcCCTATAACTCCTACACCTTACATCATAAATTTGAAACCTTACATCCACACATTTCCTGAATGGAAGGTTGTTGGTCCAATCTGCCTGAAACGCTGTGAAAAGAATTTACAGAGGGCCCAgacaaaaaagttataatataatttaggtttgtttcaaaatacaaaaataacgTACAAATACATTCCTCTAGCTAGCGaccaaaatgcaaacttttGCCTATCATTGTTATTACcgcaaaacatttttcatttccatgCCACGCTGATGCTCTGGACCAAACTTGGCAAAGATTGGCCTTTGGGGGCGTTACAACCAATCACCAGTAGATTTGCACACATAATTACAGCataaaaacacttaatattCAGGAAAAGTAAGTATTCATCAAAGTATGCACCAAGAGAGAAATATGAAACCTGTGTGCAGTTTATCATGATCAGTCATTTGGTTCCCTACACAACCTTTTACAAGTTGGCACAGAATGAACAATTTCCAGTGTTACACTTTGTAAGAGATTTGCAGAAATCAAATTAgtttaaatgtcaaatttaCACTTattctaaatgtaaatggactgttcttatatagcgcttttctagtcttaacaactactcaaccactgagccacagcctgGACTTATTGCATTAACACACATGCTCTAGACTGCCTGTAAACAGTTAAGACGTAAATTCAGACAATAAAACAGATTATCCAAATTTACCAGCTACCATGTGCAAATGCTATATATCGTTAAGGTTTGAAATGACAAAGAGTAGGTAATCaattacatatacatacatattatatttaTCTGCATGGACTTCCTAGTCTatgtagggagtgagtccttaccccaagtgaaggagtttaaataccttgtgGTCTTGTTTTGCGAGTTAGGGGACCATGGCGCGCAagattggttggagaatcggagcagccggtgcggtattacattccatttatcgcacctttgtgacaaaaagagagctgagccagaaggcaaagctctcgatctaccggtcagtgttcaTTCCTGCCCTCACCTGTGGTCATGAAGGCCTTAGTCCTGGAATAATGGTTGTTGACTTAAAACGAACCAGAACCTTGCATAAGAATATTGACTGATTAAAAATGTCAGTTAAAACTGGAGTgagctgcctgttgcagtgctTTAAGGTGATATCCCATCAGGGCCACCGGCTTTCCTTACATTCTGCCGGCTAAATAGCCGGTGCCCCTTCATCTGCTCTCTctgggaaccatcaccttatcgtggtggagaagaaccctatgaacctgagggctgtgttgtctggagctgtgtgctcctggtagggtctcccatggaaaggtggtctcaggtgaggtgccagacaaagaatggtcaTGGTCAGAAGGTTCATGACCGATAAAAcaagatcaagggtacaagcggccaaaattaGTTTCCTCAGGTGGGGGGCTGGCGTTTCCCTCCGTCATcagagaggagctcagagtagagctgctgctcctttgagtcgaaaggagccagttgaggtggtttgggcatctctTAAATATGCCTCCTGGGGGAcctcctagggaggtggtcttgtccagacacgtccagctggggggaggccttggggaaaacccaggactaggtggagggacatcTAGCTAGGAGGAGGCCTcaaggaagacccaggactaggtggagaaacGTCCAAATTGGAGGAGgtctcagggaagacccagggacgtccagctgggaggaggcctcggggaaaacctaggactaggtggagggattatatctccaacctggcctgggaattcctcgggaccccccagtcggagctggttaatgtagCTCGGAAAAGTTTGGACTCTCCTGCTGGAACTGCTCCCCCCGAGACCTGACCCCcagataagcagatgaagatggatggatggacatatTTTACCTTTAAAACATATACCAAGTGCCTAGAACACGGCAATAACAACACAAAGTGttgatttattaaattaaagcCATGGAAATGTATATCATGCATAATTCAGAGTTTCTGTTAAAAACACGTTGCAGCAGCGGCCCACCGTGGGACCAACTGCACTTTAAGGTCAAGTCTACTCTCAATTATTACTCCAGAATCAGATGTTAAAGCCCCCCACCTGAATCTTGTATTTTACTTCGGACGAGATAAAaactattatattattaatacaaaaaataatctcTTTAAAAGACacgttttctttgtttgttcatctcacttccattgttcttgtttctttattatTCTAGTACCCAGAGTTAAATTCTCAAGtgcaatttatattttaaaaataatcgATACTGGCTTCTTTGTATCAATATGGTTTTACCacgaaaaaaaaacatcaccttACTATACTgtttaacaatattttttttacatagcgCTTTTCAAGGTACTCAAAGACCCTACAATAAAGCACATTAATAGCAAATAAAAGAGTAAAAGCAGCAAAGCAGGTGGTATGTTGTGTTATTACAGGGTTAAGGCTTATCTCAGGGCTTTCCTGAGGTATTTGAAGGTGTCTGTATGGGCGGAGAGTTCCAGAGATAATGATACCTTTCTTCTCACCATCAAAGGGAGttccagaggggggggggctgtgatgGGGGGGCTGCGATGGTGAAAGGTGAGCCCATCACTCACCAAAACACCTGTCTGTTCCTACAATGGTTCTCACAACTCAACATCTCGCAGATGGCCATTATCTAAAAATAATATGTTGTTTTGggctgtttattgatccccagtgggggaattacaatttacactgtgttttgttagtaataactacacacaggcctgaaaacacacacacatgctcaggacctacacacgcacaaatggagagatgtcagagtgggggggggcttaTTTCTATTATCTTCATAGTTTTCTAAATAACGTATCGACTTTTAAGCACtagtttacattttacaattatttCTCAAAGAATGGACAAACCACTGGAGTTGTCTCAAAGATCATTTTTACTTGCAAACAGAATCAGTTttacagcaaaaacagaaagataACTGAAGCATGTTCACAATCGAGTCTTTTAAAGGAGTTGGGAGTCCAGTTAGTTATTCAGTAGATGGAATCAGCAGCTTTTCTTCTCATCTCGGGCCCGGCCTCTCCTCCACAGCGTGCGTTCGGCCTTCAGGGACACATCCTGGGCTCTTTGCGAGGTCACTCAGCTTTCAGGATTAACACATGAGACACAGAAATACCAAACCAGCAGCTTGGATGCAAAGGATTTAACAAAGAAACGGAAGCAACAAACGTTCTAAGCGGGATTTTTCTAACAACCAAAGATAAGACTTTTACATAAGATACGTATTTTAGACATCTGCAGTCCATACATTAAAGGGTTAAAGAGCGGTTGGCAGGTCAGGAAATATAATGATAAAACATTTCGCAACATCATGGGTACACTGCTCATATCAAACCTGCTGTGTAATATTTGAAATAAAGTACCAAAAGAGAAGTTGATGAGAGAAGCGAGGTGGGGGGTGCAGGTGCTGACAGCTTTCTGTCTCGTCTGCTTAgaaccagaaaaacacactttaaggaTCCTCATGTAGGTGTAGAGGATTAAAATAAGAGGACCAAAGACTACAAGAGAAGTATAAATGAGTCCATAAATGTTGTTAACTCTGGTGTCAGAGCAGGCCAGTTTGACAATAGCGTAGTTATCACAGTAAACTGTTTTAATGATGTTCCCACACAGCTGTAAAGGAACGTTTAAAGACATTGTGacagaaactccaacagatggGTATAACCATGTCAGAGCAATAAGCACGACAATCTTTTTAGATGTCATACTTGTGTGATATTGCAGAGGATAACAGATATCTGTCATAAGACATCACAGCTAAGTTAGTAAACTCTATACTGCCATAGGTATACACACAGAAAATCTGCAGGAAGCAGAAGGGAGCAGAAACAGTGTGAATGTCTGAGAGGATCTGAACCAGAAGGAATGGAAACAACCCTGTACTACCATACAGTTCATTTACAAACAGGCTGACCAGAAAAAGGTACATAGGTTCATGTAAGCTCCTGTTCACACAGATAACCACAACCAGCAGCACATTGGCACACACTATGAAGACATATAAGGACAAAATCAGCaggaaatataaatatttaaaacctCCGGTGTCAAAATAGGCAGAAAGTGTTAACATTAAAACCTGCGTAGCATTTACCATGATCCTCCTGACTCTGAAAATCAAAAATtataacattttacaacataacTTCATGGtgtaacatttcattaaagGATTTTTGAAAGGTTAGTCAAACTTTCCAGCTTTCTTCAGCCTGTGTTAGATAAGACATTGATCCCAAACAGCATTCAATCAACAAACAGGAGAGAATGAGTTCATCAAACATGCCCTTCACCAAGTGTCTGCTGTAATACTAAAGGTCAGACATTACCCAACAGTTGATGACATTGGGAGAATGCTAACATTCATCTGCTTCAGTGGGATGGGAGTCCAGTCTAATGAGCTCCAACCTCTGCTCTGCGTCTTTTAACCTTTTCCAGTGAGCAGACGCCCACAGCAGCGGTCGCACCTCGTTATCAGAGCACCTGGTCGTTGTGGCAACGAGTAGCTGCTGGTTTCTAAGCTATGCTTGAAAAATATAACACATTTCTGTTTTGCACCGTGCCAtgaaaccataaacaacactgaCTCTACCCAgtctgctgcttcctgtttggtagaggggggaggggcaaaCTTACTCATACCTTCTACCTTTGCCCTACCACTACCCCTTTGTCTTACCCCTAACCCCTTTGTTCTACCCCTACCCCACTTACTCCTACCCCTTTGCCCTACCCCTAACCTCTTTGTCCTATCCGTAACCCCTTTGTCTTACCCCTTGCCCTTGACCCTTGAAACCgagtggtaagggctaggggtgaaaacagcCCCCTATGAAATGGATggatcaccatacagtattgatcacaaatttccaagatgccgtctgaAAGTGTGTCTATATGTTGATGGCGttggttttgacaacagtgtcatatgcatttatttatttatatactttataattattttatgtttactttggtggtgcagaagCAGACGTCCTGacctgtgtagtacttaggtctgctTGCAGTGCATATGTGTAGACACACTGCACGGTGTGTTggatatctgtttcagttatcaccgttttgaatgtcattgatatTCAGAAACACTTTCTTTGTTAACAACAATCTGTCTTTAATAtccatttacaacaatatttataCACATACTACAATTTAACCAATTTGAGCCCACGTTATTAATTGCACTGCGTTTCTGGAATATAATTTCTTTACACATCTGACTGAATCAGAATATGtctagacatttttttaaatctttatttagtttattcaGATAAACAGAAACTTTTCTTTGTAGTTCAGAAACTGGGAGTCCTAAAATTGGGCTTTCCCCTTGAGTcagccccccctctctttcaGACAATCTTATCTGTATGTTGTCAggtaaaacatattttctgGCCTTGAACATAATTACTGCTGTTTGAAATTTGACTAGGTCAAGAAATTGTAATACTGTAGACTGAAAATAATGAATTGGTGTGTTCCTAATATCCAATATTATGAAGTATCCATATTGCTCTTTTTTGAAGTATAATTAATGATTTCAATGATTTTTTATGTGTTTCCCCAAACCTGTACACAGTAATTTATATACGGTAACATAGAAGATAGATATAGAATTTGCTTTCTATTTAGTCTAGACTGAAATACTTCTGACAGTTTtctttggatttattttaaatgagatTTCCAGCATTTCTTGATATCTAAAAACACTACAaagaatttcatttaatttactcTTTCTGTATTGATACCTTGATCTGAAAACTgaacttgattgattgatttacaaTTGCTAAATATCATGGATTTGTTTTTACTCATATTTAATGATAACTTATTTGTGTCAAActactgatttatttttctgaattCTGACGTGATTAAGTCCAGGAGTTGCTGTAAATTATGACCAGAAGCAAAGAtgcaaataatacaaatttCAGTCGTTCAGATATTTTACATATGTCATTTATATAGAGGATAGATAGTTTTGGTCCCAATGCTGACCCTTGCGGGACACCACACCCAATATCCACACATTCagctatattatattatattatattatattatattatatataatctcCCAACTTCTCAAATTGTTGCCTGTCTTTTAAATAACTGCTTAACCAATTCAACACTACCCCCCTAATCCCGAGCCGTTCcaatacatttattaatatttcatgatttatttttatcaaatgCATTTCTCAAGTGAATGAATATACCAACTCCATGTTTCTTAGTGTCTGTGGAATTCGTGATTTCTTCATTGAGATCAGTTAAAGCTAGTGATGTTGACCCATTTGTTCTGAATCCATATCGACTGCCAGtaagtcatttgtttttatctatGAATTTTTCCAATCTGCCATTGAAGATTTTTTTCTAGAATTAGTATGTAAACAAAAAATCTGCAGGAAACAGAAGGGAGCAGAAACAATCATGTATTTGGTGCATATCAGGATGCAAGAAATAAAGTGTTCAATGCTTCCTTGGGTGGAAcaccagacccccccccccacacactttaTAAGTCTCTCCCCAAAAAACGGACCCATAGATAATTTGTACAAGCAGTAATAACTtctcatatttatattttgcaaCAGTGGCCCACTGTTGTGAAAACTTAGTCTtcataatattaaaaaagttCTTGAAATCATGTCATCTGTTTAATctttaaaagacattttcattgtttgttcatctcacttctattTTCCTTGTTTCTGTTATTATTCTAGTACCCAAAATTTAAATTCTCAAGTGCAAACGATACCTGGCTTCTGTGTATCAATGTGGTATTGCCACAAATAATATCGCCAAACTATACTTTCTACATGCCCCCTCCgcattaacaataataatacatttaatttataaagcacttttcAAGGTACCCAAAGACACTTTAGAGTAAAGTCCATTAATAGCAAGTGAAAGAgtaaagaagaacataacaGCAGGTGCATTAGATTTATTACAGGTGAAGGCTTGGATCATCTGGATGTGTCCAGGTCAGGTCAGatccagatgtgtgtgtgttccagagGTCTGGGGCTGCGATGGGGAAAGGTGAGGTATCATCAGCCCGTCACTCGCAAAAAACACCTGCCTGCTTCTCACAGATAGCCAGTATATTAATTCCTCATTATCCAAAAAACGTATTCACATTGGTCACCAACCAGCAAGATGCTCTTACACATCAGTTTATGTTTTACCAAAGATAAGACTTTTACATAGGCTACGTATTTTAGACATCTGCAGTCCATACATTAAAGGGTTAAAGAGCGGTTGGCAGGTCAGAAAGTACAATGATAAAATATTACGTAATATCACGGGTACACTGCTCATATCAAACCTGCTGTGTAAAAATTGAAAGGAACACCCAAAGAAAAAGTTGATGAGAGAAGCGAGGTGGGGGGTGCAGGTGCTGACAGCTTTCTGTCTCGTCTGCTTAgaaccagaaaaacacactttaaggaTCCTCATGTAGGTGTAGAGGATTAAGAAGAGAAGACCAAAGAGTTCAATAGAAGTGTAGGAGAGTCCATAAATGTTGTTCACTCTGGTGTCAGAGCAGGCCAGTTTGACTATCGCATAGTTATCACAGTAAACTGTTTTAATGATGTTCCCACACAGCTGTAAAGGAGAACTTAAAGATATTGTGacagaaactccaacagatgaCAATAACCATGTTAGAACAATAAGCACGGCAACTTTGTTAGATGTCATACGAGTGTGATACTGCAGAGGATAACAGATAGCAAGATATCTGTCATAAGACATCACAGCTAAGGTCCAAAATTCTCTAGCTCCATAAGAGTACAAACAGAAAATCTGCAGGAAGCAGAAGGGAGCAGAAACAGTGTGAATGTCCGAGAGGATCTGAACCAGAAGGAATGGAAACAACCCTGTACTACCATACAGTTCATTTACAAACAGGCTGACCAGAAAAAGGTACATAGGTTCATGTAAGCTCCTGTTCACACAGATAACCACAACCAGCAGCACATTGGCACAGATAATTAAAGCATAAAAACACATCATGATCACAAACAGTAAGTATTTAAAGAGCCCAATATCAAAGTATGCTCCAAAAGTGAAATATGAAACCTGTGTAGAGTTTTTCATAATTAGAGTTTGGTTCCCAACACAACCTTTCAGCTTTGCACAGCATGAACAACGTTACACTTTGTTGATCTGCAGGAATCAAATTAgtttaaatgtcaaatgttcTCTTATCATAGACTCACAGCATTAACACACACGCAGTATTCAGCCTGCAGACAGTAAAGACATCAattatcacaacaacacacacgcagtaTTCAGCCTGCAGACAGTAAAGACATCAATTATCACAATAACACACTCTCCACACTTACCAGCTACCATGTTCAGGTTAAAAATGACATAAAGTAGGTGatcatatatgtataaataaatcaTGACATCCTTCTGCTGTCACTGCTTTAA
The Etheostoma spectabile isolate EspeVRDwgs_2016 unplaced genomic scaffold, UIUC_Espe_1.0 scaffold00006092, whole genome shotgun sequence DNA segment above includes these coding regions:
- the LOC116677867 gene encoding olfactory receptor 142-like, which translates into the protein MLNYLIFIDRRIIVNSTQVSYFRLSAYFDTGLFKYLYFLLILSLYVFIVCANVLLVVVICVNRSLHEPMYLFLVSLFVNELYGSTGLFPFLLVQILSDIHTVSAPFCFLQIFCLHTYGGIEFWILAIMSYDRYLAICYPLQYHTRMTSKKISLLIALTWLYPFFVSTLTASVLTAPLQLCGNIINKVYCDNYSVVKLACSDTTANNIFGLVNIFTVIIGLIILNLFSYMRILKVCFSGSRQTRQKAVSTCTPHLLSLLSFSFGAFFELIQSRFDMNYLPNMLRIFLSLYWLTCQPLINPLLYGLKMSKIRIVCRDLLFGGKRKLNMLPGN
- the LOC116677862 gene encoding olfactory receptor 6N2-like; this encodes MKNSTQVSYFTFGAYFDIGLFKYLLFVIMMCFYALIICANVLLVVVICVNRSLHEPMYLFLVSLFVNELYGSTGLFPFLLVQILSDIHTVSAPFCFLQIFCLYSYGAREFWTLAVMSYDRYLAICYPLQYHTRMTSNKVAVLIVLTWLLSSVGVSVTISLSSPLQLCGNIIKTVYCDNYAIVKLACSDTRVNNIYGLSYTSIELFGLLFLILYTYMRILKVCFSGSKQTRQKAVSTCTPHLASLINFFFGCSFQFLHSRFDMSSVPVILRNILSLYFLTCQPLFNPLMYGLQMSKIRSLCKSLIFGKT